A stretch of the Proteus sp. ZN5 genome encodes the following:
- the rluB gene encoding 23S rRNA pseudouridine(2605) synthase RluB, with translation MSDKSQRTEKLQKILARSGHGSRREIEGYLQEGRISIDGTKAKLGDRIDVTTTAKIRLDGRILNIREAQKDVCRVLAYYKPEGELCTRSDPQGRPTVFQRLPRLNSARWIAVGRLDVNTSGLLLFTTDGELANRLMHPSREVEREYAVRVFGEIDDAKIRQLTRGVQLEDGPASFRSVSYRGGEGINQWYNVSLTEGRNREVRRMWEAVGVQVSRLIRVRYGDIDLPKGLPRGGWVELGLDQINYLRQLVELNDETVTKVAVEKDQRRIKANQIRRAVKRHTKISARTSTSPAKRASSRRQSAGNKK, from the coding sequence ATGAGCGATAAATCGCAACGCACTGAAAAATTACAAAAAATCCTTGCTCGTTCTGGTCACGGTTCTCGCCGTGAAATTGAAGGTTATCTTCAAGAAGGACGTATCAGCATTGATGGTACAAAAGCGAAATTAGGTGATCGTATTGATGTCACCACGACAGCAAAAATCCGCTTAGATGGCCGCATTCTAAATATTCGTGAAGCACAAAAAGATGTTTGTCGTGTGCTTGCTTATTACAAGCCTGAAGGTGAACTGTGTACTCGCAGCGATCCACAAGGTCGCCCGACTGTTTTCCAACGTCTGCCTCGCCTTAACAGTGCTCGCTGGATCGCAGTGGGTCGTCTTGATGTCAATACCAGTGGATTACTGTTATTTACAACAGATGGTGAATTAGCTAACCGTTTAATGCACCCTAGCCGTGAAGTTGAGCGTGAATACGCAGTACGTGTTTTTGGTGAAATTGATGATGCCAAAATTCGCCAGTTAACGCGTGGTGTACAATTAGAAGATGGCCCTGCTTCATTCCGCTCTGTTTCTTATCGTGGCGGTGAAGGGATTAACCAATGGTATAACGTTTCTCTTACCGAAGGGCGTAACCGTGAAGTTCGCCGCATGTGGGAAGCGGTTGGTGTACAAGTTAGCCGCCTTATTCGAGTCCGTTACGGTGATATTGATTTACCAAAAGGCTTACCACGTGGTGGTTGGGTTGAACTTGGATTAGATCAAATCAACTATTTACGTCAGTTGGTTGAATTAAACGACGAAACAGTAACCAAAGTTGCAGTAGAAAAAGATCAGCGTCGCATTAAAGCGAATCAGATCCGTCGTGCTGTTAAGCGCCATACTAAGATTTCAGCGCGCACTTCAACATCACCTGCTAAAAGAGCGTCAAGTCGTCGCCAGTCAGCAGGAAATAAAAAGTAA
- a CDS encoding L-threonylcarbamoyladenylate synthase, translating into MSQLFYIHPDNPQARLIEQSADILRKGGVVIYPTDSGYAIGCCLENKDAMTRICRIRQLDKNHNFTLMCRDLSEIANYAYVDNVVFRLIKNNTPGNYTFILKATKDVPKRLMNDKRKTIGLRVPSNPIALALLENIGEPLMSTSLILPGNDFAESDPEEIEDLLSKQVDLVIHGGYLGQKPTTVIDLTEDTPVIVREGTGDITPFQ; encoded by the coding sequence ATGAGCCAACTTTTTTATATTCACCCTGATAATCCGCAGGCTCGTTTAATTGAACAAAGTGCTGATATTTTACGCAAAGGCGGTGTGGTGATTTATCCAACAGATTCTGGCTATGCTATTGGCTGTTGTTTAGAAAATAAAGATGCAATGACGCGAATTTGTCGTATTCGCCAATTAGATAAAAACCACAATTTCACACTGATGTGCCGTGACTTGTCCGAAATAGCTAATTACGCTTATGTTGATAATGTGGTGTTTCGCTTAATAAAAAATAATACCCCAGGTAATTACACCTTTATCTTAAAAGCAACTAAAGATGTACCAAAGCGTTTGATGAATGATAAACGTAAAACTATTGGTTTGCGTGTTCCTTCTAACCCAATTGCACTGGCATTGTTAGAAAATATTGGTGAGCCATTAATGTCAACAAGCCTGATTTTACCAGGCAATGATTTTGCAGAATCTGATCCAGAAGAAATCGAAGATTTATTAAGCAAACAAGTTGATTTGGTGATCCATGGTGGCTATTTAGGACAAAAACCGACAACGGTCATTGATTTAACGGAAGATACCCCCGTTATCGTACGTGAAGGTACGGGTGATATTACGCCATTTCAGTAA
- a CDS encoding PHP domain-containing protein, which translates to MTEVLSDLRVIYDLHSHTTASDGELSPEGLVDRAIERQINVLAITDHDTTAAITPANDYIAEKNLPLTLISGVEISTLWENIEIHIVGLNIDINHNAIKALLSSQSQCRETRAIMIGERLEKAGIANAFEGAKALAHGGQVTRGHFARFLVNEGHVASVNKVFKRYLAKGKTGYVPPQWCSIGDAVTAIHEAGGVAVLAHPGRYGLSSKWLKRLTLYFKQLGGDAIEVAQCQQPPQEREQHAALAQLYGLKASLGSDFHRPCSWIELGRNLWLPGGVEPVWSLWQE; encoded by the coding sequence ATGACAGAAGTGCTATCTGATTTAAGAGTGATTTATGATTTGCACAGCCACACTACCGCGTCAGATGGCGAGCTTTCACCAGAAGGATTGGTTGATAGAGCGATAGAGCGTCAAATTAATGTCTTAGCGATTACCGATCACGATACAACGGCGGCGATTACTCCTGCTAATGATTATATTGCAGAAAAAAATCTGCCTCTTACCCTGATATCAGGTGTCGAAATATCGACTTTGTGGGAGAATATAGAAATCCATATTGTTGGATTGAATATTGATATCAACCATAACGCAATCAAGGCACTTCTTTCATCACAAAGCCAATGTCGCGAAACTCGAGCGATAATGATTGGTGAGAGATTAGAAAAAGCAGGTATTGCAAATGCATTTGAAGGGGCAAAAGCCTTAGCGCATGGTGGACAAGTGACAAGAGGACATTTTGCCCGTTTTCTCGTGAATGAAGGGCATGTTGCCTCGGTTAATAAAGTGTTTAAACGGTATTTAGCAAAAGGTAAAACCGGTTATGTACCACCACAGTGGTGTTCGATCGGTGACGCTGTCACTGCAATTCATGAAGCTGGTGGTGTTGCAGTATTAGCGCATCCGGGACGATATGGTCTATCCTCTAAATGGTTAAAACGATTAACGCTTTATTTTAAACAACTCGGTGGTGATGCAATCGAAGTGGCACAATGCCAACAACCACCACAAGAACGGGAACAACACGCAGCATTAGCGCAACTTTATGGGTTAAAAGCTTCGTTAGGTTCTGATTTTCATCGCCCTTGCTCGTGGATAGAATTAGGGCGTAATTTATGGTTACCCGGTGGCGTCGAACCCGTTTGGTCGCTATGGCAAGAGTAA
- a CDS encoding anthranilate synthase component 1 — protein sequence MNTSLAFSFKTKATPLPYHSEPALLFNTLCENKHHTLLLESAQVDTKANLKSLLIVDSALRISAVKNQVTIDALSVNGQALLPALKIALKEKAFLTQESDKQCVFTFSAPAQDIDEESKLKSASVFDALRFFLANKDTKDANAIFVGGLFAYDLVSGFEPIPELDTVFSCPDYCFYLAEQLIVIDHQNKDSQLISIAFTDDKAECQRLTSRQAELISLVKQPLKQPIRRALTATESTVQGNMDDKGYGDIVEAMKTYIRRGDIFQVVPSRRFQVACPSPLAAYQVLKEKNPSPYLFYMQDALFTVFGASPESALKYQTNDRQIEIYPIAGTRPRGRHADGSINADLDSRIELEMRTDTKELSEHLMLVDLARNDLARICQAGSRYVAELTKVDRYAFVMHLVSRVVGKLRDDLDIFHAYQACMNMGTLSGAPKVSAMQLIARYEKTKRGSYGGAIGYFTGAGDFDTCIVIRSAYVENNIATIQVGAGIVLDSDPQMEAEETRNKSQAVINAILQAHTDTQLQEAC from the coding sequence ATGAATACATCACTTGCATTCTCATTTAAAACCAAGGCAACGCCACTGCCTTACCACAGTGAACCCGCTTTACTTTTCAATACATTATGTGAAAACAAGCATCACACACTATTGTTAGAATCTGCACAAGTTGACACGAAAGCAAACTTAAAAAGTTTGTTAATTGTTGATAGCGCACTGCGTATCAGTGCAGTAAAAAATCAAGTCACTATTGATGCATTAAGCGTTAATGGACAAGCTTTATTGCCTGCATTAAAAATCGCACTAAAAGAAAAAGCTTTCTTAACACAAGAGAGCGATAAACAGTGTGTTTTTACTTTTTCAGCACCTGCACAAGATATTGATGAAGAAAGCAAATTAAAATCAGCCAGCGTATTTGATGCTTTACGCTTCTTTCTTGCTAATAAAGACACTAAAGATGCTAATGCTATTTTTGTTGGTGGTTTATTTGCTTACGATTTAGTCAGTGGATTTGAACCTATTCCTGAATTAGACACGGTTTTTTCATGCCCTGACTACTGCTTTTACTTAGCAGAACAATTAATTGTGATCGACCATCAGAATAAAGATAGTCAGTTAATTTCCATTGCTTTTACTGACGACAAGGCTGAGTGTCAGCGCCTCACTTCGCGACAAGCTGAGTTAATCTCGCTGGTCAAACAACCATTAAAGCAACCTATTCGCCGCGCTTTAACAGCTACAGAATCAACAGTACAAGGCAATATGGATGATAAAGGTTATGGCGATATCGTTGAGGCAATGAAAACCTATATTCGTCGTGGTGATATTTTCCAAGTTGTTCCATCACGTCGCTTTCAAGTTGCTTGTCCTTCACCACTTGCGGCTTATCAAGTGTTGAAAGAAAAAAATCCAAGCCCTTATTTGTTCTATATGCAAGATGCGCTGTTCACAGTATTCGGTGCATCACCAGAAAGTGCATTGAAATATCAAACAAACGATCGACAAATTGAAATCTACCCAATTGCAGGAACTCGCCCAAGAGGACGTCATGCAGATGGTTCGATTAATGCAGATTTAGACAGTCGAATTGAACTTGAGATGCGCACTGATACGAAAGAACTTTCTGAACACTTAATGTTAGTCGATTTAGCGCGTAATGATTTGGCACGTATTTGCCAAGCAGGCAGCCGTTATGTTGCGGAATTAACAAAAGTTGACCGTTACGCTTTTGTCATGCACTTAGTTTCAAGAGTCGTAGGCAAACTACGTGATGACTTAGATATTTTCCATGCTTATCAAGCCTGTATGAATATGGGAACGTTGTCGGGTGCACCTAAAGTCAGTGCAATGCAATTAATTGCTCGTTATGAAAAAACAAAACGTGGTAGTTACGGTGGCGCTATCGGCTATTTTACTGGCGCAGGTGATTTTGATACTTGCATAGTTATTCGCTCTGCTTATGTTGAAAATAATATTGCAACTATTCAAGTCGGTGCTGGGATTGTGCTTGATTCAGATCCTCAAATGGAAGCTGAAGAAACACGCAATAAATCACAGGCTGTAATCAACGCTATTTTACAAGCTCATACAGATACACAACTGCAGGAGGCTTGCTAA
- the trpCF gene encoding bifunctional indole-3-glycerol-phosphate synthase TrpC/phosphoribosylanthranilate isomerase TrpF: MTVLNAIVKDKAEYLIVRKANQPLSEFVHQIAPSTRSFYQALTQPNTVFILECKKASPSKGLIRADFDPATIAKIYQPYAAAISVLTDEKYFQGSFDYLRQVSQAVHQPVLCKDFIIDEYQIYLARFYQADAILLMLSVLDDEQYRALSAVAHQLNMGVLTEVSTEEERQRAINLNAKVIGINNRDLRDLSIDLARTQQLSQGLPKDAIVISESGIHTHQQVQELSQYANGFLVGSALMSQDNIDQAVRALILGKHKVCGLTRTQDVKAVYQAGAYYAGLIFAEKSPRKVTLSQAQELITQAPLAFVGVFQNQPIELICDYAEKLNLSAIQLHGQEDAQFIEQLHQKIQPNCEIWQAINMANHTDLHPVELVNKYVLDNGTGGTGTTFNWQKIPNRLREKALLAGGLNSENCLEAVKTGCIGLDFNSGVESAPGIKDAQRLNQVFAQLQLN, from the coding sequence ATGACTGTATTAAACGCCATTGTAAAAGATAAAGCTGAATATCTGATTGTACGTAAAGCAAACCAACCGCTATCAGAATTTGTGCATCAAATAGCGCCGTCAACACGTTCGTTTTATCAGGCATTAACTCAGCCTAATACTGTCTTTATTTTAGAGTGTAAAAAAGCTTCACCGTCAAAAGGCTTAATTCGTGCTGATTTTGATCCTGCGACGATTGCAAAAATTTATCAGCCTTATGCTGCTGCAATTTCTGTATTAACTGATGAAAAATATTTTCAAGGGAGCTTTGATTATTTACGTCAAGTCAGCCAAGCAGTTCATCAGCCCGTTTTGTGTAAAGACTTTATTATTGATGAATACCAAATCTATTTGGCTCGTTTTTATCAAGCAGATGCCATTTTATTAATGCTATCTGTCTTAGATGATGAGCAATATCGTGCACTATCAGCTGTTGCTCATCAATTAAATATGGGTGTATTAACCGAAGTAAGCACAGAAGAAGAGCGTCAACGTGCCATCAATCTTAATGCCAAAGTTATTGGTATTAACAATCGTGATTTGCGTGATCTCTCTATCGATTTAGCTCGTACCCAGCAGTTAAGCCAAGGATTGCCCAAAGATGCAATCGTGATCAGTGAGTCAGGTATTCATACCCACCAGCAAGTCCAAGAATTAAGCCAATATGCTAATGGTTTTCTGGTAGGTAGTGCTTTAATGTCACAAGACAATATCGACCAAGCAGTGAGAGCGCTAATTTTGGGAAAGCATAAAGTGTGCGGGTTAACTCGTACACAAGATGTAAAAGCGGTTTATCAAGCAGGCGCTTATTATGCAGGGCTAATTTTCGCAGAGAAATCCCCACGCAAGGTGACGTTGTCACAAGCACAAGAATTAATAACACAAGCTCCTTTAGCATTTGTGGGTGTGTTTCAAAATCAGCCTATTGAGCTTATTTGTGATTATGCCGAAAAACTTAATTTATCTGCCATTCAATTACATGGACAAGAAGATGCGCAATTTATTGAGCAACTTCACCAGAAAATCCAACCTAATTGTGAAATTTGGCAAGCGATAAATATGGCAAACCATACTGATCTTCACCCCGTTGAACTCGTTAATAAATATGTACTTGATAACGGAACGGGTGGCACAGGAACAACATTTAATTGGCAAAAAATTCCTAACAGATTACGTGAAAAAGCATTACTTGCAGGTGGTCTTAACAGTGAAAACTGTTTAGAAGCGGTTAAAACAGGCTGTATCGGGCTTGATTTTAACTCCGGAGTAGAATCGGCTCCTGGCATAAAAGATGCACAACGCCTGAATCAAGTATTTGCACAATTACAGCTAAACTAA
- the trpB gene encoding tryptophan synthase subunit beta, with protein sequence MRKLNPYFGEFGGQYVPEILIPALDQLEQAFIDAQNDPSFQQEFQDLLKNYAGRPTALTLCRNLTEGTRTRLYLKREDLLHGGAHKTNQVLGQALLAKRMGKTEIIAETGAGQHGVATALACALLNMKCRIYMGAKDVERQSPNVFRMRLMGAEVIPVHSGSSTLKDACNEALRDWSGCYDRAHYLLGTAAGPHPYPTIVREFQRMIGDEAKAQILEREGRLPDAAIACIGGGSNAIGLFASFIPETSVQLIGVEPAGKGIETGEHGAPLKHGKLGIYFGMKSPIMQTDEGQIEESYSISAGLDFPSVGPQHAHLNSIGRADYVSVTDDEAIEAFKALSRREGIIPALESSHALAYALKLIAQNPDKEQLLIVNLSGRGDKDIFTVNDILAARGEI encoded by the coding sequence ATGAGAAAACTTAACCCCTACTTTGGCGAATTTGGTGGCCAATATGTACCTGAAATCTTAATTCCTGCATTGGATCAACTCGAACAAGCTTTTATTGATGCGCAAAACGATCCGTCATTTCAGCAAGAATTCCAAGATTTATTAAAAAACTATGCGGGCAGACCAACGGCATTAACACTTTGCCGTAATTTAACAGAAGGCACTCGAACTCGTTTATATCTAAAACGTGAAGATTTACTGCATGGTGGTGCACATAAAACTAACCAAGTATTAGGCCAAGCCTTGCTAGCAAAACGGATGGGTAAAACTGAAATTATTGCAGAAACGGGAGCTGGTCAACACGGTGTTGCAACTGCTTTAGCCTGTGCATTGCTTAATATGAAATGCCGTATCTATATGGGTGCGAAAGATGTCGAGCGCCAATCGCCTAACGTATTTCGTATGCGCTTAATGGGTGCAGAGGTTATTCCTGTTCACAGTGGTTCATCTACCTTAAAAGATGCATGTAATGAGGCATTACGTGACTGGTCTGGTTGTTACGACCGCGCACACTACTTATTAGGAACGGCGGCAGGTCCTCATCCTTATCCAACAATTGTCCGTGAGTTTCAACGTATGATTGGTGATGAAGCCAAAGCACAAATTCTAGAGCGTGAAGGTCGTCTACCTGATGCTGCCATCGCTTGTATTGGTGGTGGCTCTAATGCTATCGGTTTATTTGCTTCCTTTATCCCAGAAACTTCGGTGCAATTGATTGGTGTTGAACCCGCAGGTAAAGGTATTGAAACCGGTGAACATGGCGCACCACTGAAACATGGCAAATTAGGGATCTATTTTGGTATGAAATCCCCAATTATGCAGACAGATGAAGGACAAATTGAAGAGTCCTATTCAATTTCAGCAGGTCTTGATTTCCCATCTGTCGGGCCTCAGCACGCACATTTAAATAGCATTGGCCGTGCTGATTATGTTTCTGTTACTGATGATGAAGCCATTGAAGCATTTAAAGCACTTTCTCGCCGTGAAGGGATCATTCCGGCTTTAGAATCTTCTCATGCATTGGCTTATGCACTGAAATTAATTGCACAAAATCCTGACAAAGAACAGTTATTAATCGTGAACTTATCCGGTCGTGGCGATAAAGATATTTTTACTGTAAACGACATTTTAGCAGCAAGAGGAGAAATCTAA
- the trpA gene encoding tryptophan synthase subunit alpha, which produces MSRYQVCFEALAQKQQGAFVPFITLGDPSPELSLQIIDALIEGGADALEIGIPFSDPLADGPTIQGANLRALNVGVTPTDCFALLASVRKKHPNIPIGLLVYANLVFSNGIDNFYGKCEQAGVDSILIGDVPLRESKEFREAAQRANISPIFICPPNADDELLQELAASGKGYTYLLSRAGVTGTDKRAEQSLTHLTDKLKTYNAPPALQGFGISEPKQVKEAIANGAAGAISGSAVVQIIENNLHQPDVMLKALTQFVKEMKAATIA; this is translated from the coding sequence ATGAGCCGTTATCAAGTATGCTTTGAAGCATTAGCACAAAAACAGCAAGGCGCATTCGTTCCTTTTATCACATTAGGTGATCCTTCTCCTGAACTGTCATTACAAATAATTGATGCGTTAATTGAAGGTGGCGCAGATGCATTAGAGATAGGCATTCCCTTTTCCGATCCACTTGCTGATGGCCCTACCATTCAAGGAGCTAATTTACGAGCACTGAATGTAGGTGTAACCCCTACTGATTGCTTTGCACTTTTAGCAAGTGTACGTAAAAAACATCCCAATATTCCTATTGGTCTATTAGTTTATGCCAACCTTGTTTTTAGTAATGGCATTGATAATTTTTATGGTAAATGCGAGCAGGCAGGTGTGGATTCTATCTTAATTGGTGATGTACCTTTGCGTGAATCAAAAGAGTTCCGTGAAGCAGCACAGCGTGCAAATATCAGTCCTATTTTTATTTGCCCTCCTAATGCTGACGATGAACTTTTACAAGAATTAGCAGCATCAGGTAAAGGTTATACCTATTTACTCTCCAGAGCTGGTGTAACAGGTACAGATAAACGTGCAGAACAATCGCTGACACATCTTACTGACAAACTAAAAACCTATAATGCCCCTCCAGCATTACAAGGATTTGGAATTTCAGAGCCTAAACAAGTGAAAGAAGCGATTGCCAATGGCGCGGCTGGTGCAATTTCAGGATCAGCAGTTGTGCAAATTATTGAGAACAACCTACACCAACCAGATGTCATGCTTAAAGCACTCACTCAGTTTGTTAAAGAAATGAAAGCGGCAACCATTGCCTAA
- a CDS encoding BON domain-containing protein produces MKLWAKISAVMAALLLAFTLSACSPTATSEGTGGYFDDSVITTKVKTALIGEKNLNSTQISVETFKGKVQLSGFVSSQADANRAIETTRKVTGVKGVINSMVIR; encoded by the coding sequence ATGAAACTATGGGCAAAAATATCTGCTGTTATGGCAGCGTTACTTCTGGCGTTCACTTTATCTGCATGTTCACCTACTGCAACATCAGAAGGTACTGGGGGTTATTTTGATGACTCAGTGATCACCACCAAGGTTAAGACTGCACTAATCGGTGAAAAAAATCTTAATTCAACACAAATTAGCGTCGAGACATTTAAGGGTAAAGTTCAACTAAGTGGTTTCGTCTCTTCTCAAGCGGATGCTAATCGCGCCATTGAAACAACACGTAAAGTTACAGGTGTAAAAGGCGTTATCAACTCAATGGTTATTCGCTGA
- the ompW gene encoding outer membrane protein OmpW, translating to MKKLSALILAAATLAPSISFAHQAGDFLFRAGTATVRPNAGSDTLLNGHFEANNNTQLGLTFGYMITDNIGVELLAATPFEHKVTLTGVGEIAKVKHLPPTLMAQYYFGNAEDKLRPYLGAGLNFTTFFDEKFTNNPAVGSGPGGLGLNSLDLKDSWGFAAQAGLDYNLDKNWMLNASVWWMNIETDVKFKDRDGTNYKVDTRLDPFVFMFGVGYRF from the coding sequence ATGAAAAAACTTTCTGCGCTTATTTTAGCGGCTGCAACTCTTGCGCCTTCTATTTCTTTCGCTCACCAAGCGGGTGATTTTTTATTCCGTGCGGGTACTGCAACTGTTCGTCCTAATGCGGGTTCTGATACATTATTAAACGGACACTTTGAAGCAAATAATAACACTCAATTAGGTTTAACCTTTGGGTATATGATCACTGATAATATCGGTGTTGAATTATTAGCAGCTACACCATTTGAACATAAAGTAACATTAACTGGTGTTGGCGAAATTGCAAAAGTTAAACATTTACCACCAACATTAATGGCACAATACTACTTCGGTAATGCAGAAGATAAATTGCGTCCTTATTTAGGTGCAGGTCTTAACTTTACCACTTTCTTTGATGAGAAATTTACTAATAATCCAGCTGTAGGTTCAGGACCTGGAGGATTAGGTTTAAATAGCCTTGATCTTAAGGATTCATGGGGTTTTGCAGCACAAGCAGGTTTAGATTATAACCTCGATAAAAACTGGATGCTGAATGCGTCTGTTTGGTGGATGAATATCGAAACTGATGTTAAGTTTAAAGATCGTGATGGTACTAATTATAAAGTTGATACACGCCTAGACCCATTTGTATTTATGTTTGGTGTGGGTTACCGTTTCTAA
- a CDS encoding YciC family protein codes for MPTTARTIYRDSLNFYKNERRSIVTLSAILAVVLAIVHVLIGPNPQEYQLMIEFVANFKNTQLSSTSPAELEAMSNSVVGIAKKVLSLYAFETLQQSILVLTLLMFAMAISTGHNVTLGQTFNACLPRLPKMFLLIVLCSILISAGFMVMIIPGIILLIGFALAPVVLVRQQNMGSAIRLGWKIGFSESGSLIPALGIWILLQFGIGFVSNLTIQLPDLIHNFLFYFLKNMASAWIIIYLFRLFMLVENKYTTQQTR; via the coding sequence ATGCCTACCACGGCACGCACAATCTACCGAGACAGTCTGAATTTTTATAAGAATGAACGACGTAGCATTGTTACCCTTTCCGCTATCCTTGCTGTTGTTTTAGCGATAGTTCATGTCTTAATTGGCCCTAATCCTCAAGAGTACCAATTGATGATTGAATTTGTGGCTAATTTTAAAAATACACAGCTTTCTTCTACTTCTCCTGCTGAATTAGAAGCAATGTCAAACAGTGTCGTGGGTATCGCCAAAAAAGTGTTATCACTGTATGCATTTGAAACACTACAGCAAAGCATCTTGGTGCTAACCTTATTGATGTTCGCTATGGCAATCTCTACAGGTCACAACGTCACTCTTGGTCAAACATTTAACGCATGTTTACCTCGCTTACCAAAAATGTTTTTACTGATTGTTCTGTGCTCTATTTTAATTAGCGCAGGTTTTATGGTGATGATTATTCCTGGCATCATTTTGCTAATCGGTTTTGCATTAGCGCCCGTTGTCTTAGTTCGCCAACAAAATATGGGAAGCGCAATACGTTTAGGTTGGAAGATTGGGTTTAGTGAGTCTGGCTCCCTTATTCCTGCTTTAGGTATTTGGATCTTATTGCAGTTTGGTATTGGTTTTGTGAGTAATCTTACAATTCAACTGCCTGATCTTATCCATAACTTCTTATTCTATTTTCTGAAAAATATGGCTTCAGCGTGGATAATTATTTACCTATTTCGTTTGTTTATGTTGGTTGAAAACAAATACACAACGCAACAAACACGCTAA